The Acidobacteriota bacterium nucleotide sequence GGATACCGGATCGTGCTTCGTCAAGATTCACGACCCATTTTCCGTCGGTCCAGGAGGTATGAAGTGCGAGATAGGCTGAAAATTCATCTCTGGGAGCGGTGAACCCGCATTCAGTACAGCGGTGGGTTCGCTCCGAGAGGGACTTTTTCTTTCGATTCCCGCACAGGCAGGTTTGAGAAAGGGCGGTTTGGAAGGTGTTGATCTTCACGCTGCCACCCCCGAGCGCTTCGGCTTTGCGGGTTAAAATGCCTTCCAGGGCTGATGGCGCGTGATGCTGGATTGATCGTCCAAACTGCTTTTGCCAGCCGCGATAGCTGACTTTTTCCGTGTGAATTTGATTGCCAAACCGGACGATCCGGTTCGCCAACCGTCCGTGGAGACTCTTTCGATGAGCGGCTTTACGGCGTTCCAGATCCTTGAGTTGCTGTCTGGTCTGTCGGTAGCGGGAGGACTGGTGCCACCGCTTCCGGCCCTTTTTGACCGTTCCCTTTGACTGGTAGTTGTGTGGATTGGTCGCCCTCCGGCTGCGGCCCAATCGTCGCTGGAGTCTCCGGATTTCAGCCTCTCGGCGGTCAAGTTCCCCGCCGAGCGATTCCTGAAAACTTTCGGTGGCGGTCGAAACCGCCATCAGCGAGGGGCCGAAATCGAGTCCCACCCGCTCTCCATTCTGAGTCGTGTGTTTCTCGGGATCACGGTGGGTTTTCCCTTCCAGAATCAGTTGCACATACCATCGTGACCGGCCATTGATCACTCGCTTGACGATCCGGGTGTATTTGACCCGATGTTTGAGCGCGTGGACGTGATACGGATTTGTCTCATCCGCCTTGAATTCAAAGGTCAACTTTCCAACACACACCGTCCCGGTCCCGATCACCACCCGGATTCCAGTGTCGTTGGCGTTGGTCTCGAACGAATGGAATTCATCCCGTCGCTTGAACCGCACCCGGTTGGCCTTCCCGAACATCACTTTCTCAATCGCTCGCCACGCCCGTTTCGCCACCTGCTGCACAATCCGCGAATTCGTCAATTCCTTGAGATGTCCCTGGCTCAATCGTTGCGCTATCTTTTGCGCCTCTCCAACCGAAAGTCCATATTTCCTCCGCACTTCGGCAAACGCGACTTTGCGTTCCGGCGACCCTTTCGGCAGTTTCCGCGCCGCTTCCCATTCCGCCGATTTCCGCGCCCGCTTCAACCGCCGGTGCAGTTCGCCCAAGATCGCATTATAGACTTGTCGATAGGCATTCAGCCTCTTCTCCAACGCCGTGCACCCCGCCGAATTCGATTCCAATTCAAACTCAGCCACAAACGATGGTGTTGGGGGTTGCCGGAGTTTATCTGCTTTTTTTATCATAGTTTAACTCTATCGCAAAGCTACCGTTTTCGGCAAGATTTATTACTATGTTCAGGGTCGTTCAGGCTGGTTTTTCAGCGGTTGCGATTTATCCCCGCCTTACCGCTTCGCGGTTGGAGACAGGGCTTTCTCGCATTTTTTCTGGTAAATCATTGAACGATTCTTCGAGGTTCGGAGGGGGTCGCCAGCCAGCAGGCTGAACTTGAACAGCAGGCACCCACACTCTGCAGCAAGGCTACAAAAACTTCAAGCCATCCAGCAGTCACCTTCATTCGAGGTTGGCCAATTTGTCCCACGGCTGTCCAGTTCATCCCCTTGAAGCAGCGATTCCTCCCTTTTCCATTTGTTGTCTCCTGAAATTGGACTACGTTTGTAAGCGAGGCCCGTCACTTCAATCAGAGTGACGGCTGCCAGGGTGGCGCCTGGATTTTCACCGTTTCATCAGAAGTACAGGATTGCCACCAGTGATTCAGTTTGGATTGAAACTGATTTTCTCATCGGGTAGGAATCAGGCCCGGTGTGGAGGACAAGGTTGACCTCAGTTCCTGAAACCCGGCCTTTCGTTCAAATCGGATCACTCCAAATCAATGACCTCCAGAGATGCTCTTACCCGAGCAACAGGCAGGATTTCTGATGTGGTCAAATGACGATGGCAGTGGGGGGGGTCGTTTTTGGGTAGTTCCATCAATGACAGCTTTGCCTCACAACCATCCAGGTCAGAAGCCATGCCAGAACCTGCCGCTTTTTTTCAACTGACATCATATAAAGCCAGAAACATAAATACGTTTTTCATTAAAAACTTTTTTGCATATGTCACTTATTGCACAATAGCGTTTTCATATTTTTGGATTCAAAGTCAACTGAACGGGGCATACGCACCAGAGAGAAGGAAAATTGAGTCTGTAGAGGACAAGGGGAACAAGGGAAACAAGGGGAACAAGGCATACGCGCCAGGAGAAGGAAGTTTGAGCCTGTGTGAGACAAGGAGACGGGGAGACACGGAGATGGGGAGACACGGAGACAATTCACCAGGTTTGTCAGGTTGAATCAGTTCCGATTGAGAGCCGGGGAAGGCGATCAGTTGTTTTTTCTCCTGGTCTCCCTGTTTCCCCATAAGCGCCAGGATAAGAAACCTTGTGTCTTTTCCGTTGGTATTGAACGATGCTTTTGTCGGGCTTGGGTCTCGTCCTGGCCATGACCGTGGGCTTCGCGCACCACGGCGATTACACGACAACCCTTCGGGCCTAAAACCCCTTAACCTGGCGCGTATGCGCGTATGGGTACCATCCCATACCTGAAGCGAACCCCCGTGTCACTTCAAAAAATCGAAGACCTGCTCCAACCTGGTTCAAATCCATTTATCAGGTGGAGATTCCAAAAAATTAGATCGCCTGCCTGCCCCTCTCTCTGTCCATTTCGTCACCCAGAATCAGCTATTCCTCACTTTTTCATTGTTGTCCTGAGAATTTGGATTAAGTTTCGGTCCAAAGTACAAGCCAATTCAGATACTCAGTTCACTGGCGTCAAGAGATGTACCCATCAAGAGGTGCACATTGGCGTTTCTGGGGGTGTTTTTGTCTCTCAACGGCCCTTTGAGGCTCAATCGGGAACTATCACCCTCAACCAACAAGAAAAACAATGGGAGGACCCAATGAATAACGGGTTAATTCGGTTTTGCGTACTCTCCATTCTGTTGCTCTTCGCGACGGTCGCGGCCTCTGCCCAGGCCACCGATGGTGGCATCAATGGGAAAGTCATTGATGAATCTGGGGCAGTCATCAGCGGCGCGTCGGTGAAGGTCACCAACATGGAAACAGGCTTCAGTTCAAGCGCCACAGCCGATGCTTCCGGTCTGTTTCGAATCAATTACCTTCCGGTTGGAAAGTATTCGATCTCAGCCGAAGCCAGCGGCTTCAAAACAACATCCATTGATAATATTGGGATTGCACTCAATTCCATTATCGATGTCACCATCAAAATGCTGCCCGGTGAAGTCAGTGAAGTCGTCACTGTTTCAGGCGGCGATGTGCTGGTCGAGACCAGCAGCTCGATTCTCGGCAACACGTTTGAAGCCCGTAAGGTGGTTGAACTGCCCAGCTTCAACAATTCGCAACTCGAACTGGCGCTGCTGGCGCCAAATATCACGTCACAGGCTGGCGGCACCGCTGGCGAAGGTGGTTCGGTCGGTGGCAATCGCCCCCGCAACAACAGCTTCACCCTGGATGGCGTGGACAACAACGATACCATTTTGACCGGTCACGTCATTGATGTGATTCCAGAAGCGGTGGCGGAATTCACCTTGCTGACCAATCAGTACACGGCTGAATTCGGGCACTCTTCCGCTGGTCAATTCAACACCGTCACCAAATCCGGCACCAACGAATTTCACGGCGGTGCAAGCTGGTTCAACATCAACAAAAATTACAAGGCGGTTGACCACTTGACCAAGGAGTCAATTGCCCGTGGCGAAGCGCCAGACCGGCGACCGCGATTTGACTTCAACCGGGTGGCGGGGTATCTCGGCGGACCAATCGTCAAAAACAAGCTCTTCTTTTTCGGTGCCTATCAGTATGACACGACTGGCACGGCAGGGAACCCAGCGAGCTTTTTGACCCCAACCGCCGCCGGGTTTGCTCAGCTTGAAAACTTGAACGGGATCAGCCCCGTGACGCTCGGAATTTTCAAGCAGTATACAGTTCCTGCCGCCGCCGCCGAAGACTCAGTTCAGGTTTTGGGCCAGAATATTCCGGTTGGCACGGTCAACTTTCTGAATGCCAGCTTCCTGACCAACAAAATTTTCAATGTGAATGTGGATCAGGCGTTGGGTAACGGCGACCAGATCCGGTATCGCTACAATTATGCCAAATCCATTGCACCCAATAATGGCAACGGCAACCCGGTGTTTAACGGAGACTTTACCCAACTCAACCAGTTGGCTTCGGTTACCTTTATCCACAATTTTTCGCCGACATTGATTAACGAAACGCGAATTTCCTATCGCCGCAAAAACAACTCGTTTGGGATTCCGGAGGAATTTGCCAATTTCCCGAACTTTAGCTTTAACGATACCGGGTATGTCTTTGGGCCCCAGGGTGAATCACCCCAGGGTGAAACCACCAACAGCTACCAGTATGTCAACAACCTGACCTGGCTCAAGGGCAAACACACGCTGAAATTCGGGGTTGAATTCCGCAACGTCATTTCCTCCAACGGCTTCCTGCCACGCGGACGGGGTGAATATGACTACTCAACCCTCGAAGAGTTCCTGCGTGACCTCAAACCGACCGGCTTTAACGGTGGCTTGAAAGGTGTTGGCGCATCAACCTTTGCGGCCAATCGGAAATCCATTTACTGGTTTGCCCAGGATGACGTCAAACTCACCCAAAACCTGACGTTGAATTTGGGTCTGCGCTATGAGTTTTACACCATCTTCCGCGATGAAAAACTCCAGGCGCTCAACGCGATTGCCAATGTGCCAGGTGTCATCGAATTTGGTGTACCAAAGACCGACAAAAATAATTTTGCCCCACGCATCGGCCTGGCCTGGGCACCAGATTTCAAAGAAGGCGTCGGTCACTTCCTGTTTGGCAACAACGGCGAAAGCTCAATCCGCGCCGGATTTGGAACATCCTTTGACGTCGCTTACGGCAACCTTGGGACGCTCCAGTTACCGCCGCAATTCCAGCAGGAACTCAATACTGCCACTGGTGACGGCGGTCCCTTTGGCACCCCTACCAATTTCATCGCCAACGGAGGACTGGGCAATACCCCTGCTCCACCAAATACCCCAGCCGAAGCTCGCGCCGCAACATCCGCCTTTATTCCAGACCGGGTGTTGCCCTACACCATGAGCTGGAGTTTGAGCTATCAGCGTCAGTTGCACCGCGACTGGAGTGTTGAACTCCGATACTTAGGCACGCGTGGTGTGAAACAGATTGCCCAAATTCGGATTAACGGTGGGAATTCGATTTTCCCAATCGCCGGATTCAGCCTGCCAACCTATTTCAATGCGTCACAGGTGCCGGATCAGGGAACACTGGATTCAATGCGAACCCTGGATGAACTGGTGAATATTTCAATCTATGGAAATGGTGTTGGTGGTCTGGGTGTGGCTGATTTTGTCACCCCAACCGTGACCACGTTCCTTCCAGTGGGAAGCTCAACCTATCATTCTGGATCAGTTGATTTGACCAAGCGGTTTTCACATGGCTACACGATGTCAGCCGCTTACACGTTCAGCAAGACGATTGACTTTGGAACGAACGACCTGTTTACGAGCTTCATCAATCCACGCCGGGCCCAAGATGGCTTTAACCTGGGTGATATGCGTGGAACCTCAGCTCTGGATCGGCCACATCGGTTTGTAACCTCAATCATTTGGGAGCTGCCGTGGTTCCGCCAGCATCAGAATCGGCTTGTCCGCACACTGTTGGGCGGTTTCCAGTCCAACCTGATCTACACGGCTGAAAGCGGTCAACCGTTTACGGCGTTGAGCGCCACTGACAGCAACCTCAACGGCGATACCGCCGGTGACCGGGCGTTGTTTAATCCAAATGGTGTTCCAGGAACTGGCAGTGGCGTAACAGCAGTGACCAACTCAAACGGTCAAGTCGTCGGCTATCTCGCCATCAACCCAAATGCCCAGTACATTCGGGCCGGCCAGGGCGTCATTGCCACGGCTGGTGCCAACACACTGCGCTCACCGGGCCTCAACAACTTTGACATTTCCATCTTCAAGGATTTTGAACTCCGCGAAGGAATGAAACTCCAATTCCGAACCGAAATGTTTAACGCGTTTAACCACGAACAACTCACGGTCGGCAACGGGAGCGTGATTGATCCCGGCCAACTCGGAATCGCCAACGCGACCAACCTGGCGTTTGCCAATGTGGCGAGCCCCTCGTTTAACAACCCGCGAGTCTTTGCGGGTCGTCCACGAACCATTCAGTTTGGTCTCAAACTGATTTTCTAATTGAAGACGGGAACGTGACCGGGATGAGCTGGTTATGTCAGATGGGTGTATAGACCAACTCCCTTGGCCACTTCCCTACCCTCACTGGATTGGTATGGGTTTCCTGTAACCCCGATTTCAGGGCAGGTTTCTGGGACTGCTGATCAAAGCTGACTTCAGGGCCTGCCGCATTTTTCATTCAGCCCTGTAAAGCAAAAACATTGATGCGTTTTTCATTAAAAACTTATTTATCTTTTGAACTTCAAACAATGCTGGCCAGCACTACCTGAATTGAATGCTCTCATACCAAAGGAAGCATAGTTGAGAGGGTAAAGCCTCGAAAAAAGGCTTCACACGCTAAAACAAAAAAGTGTTCATCCGGTGAACTTTGGAAGACGCCACGGGATGAACACAAAGGTAACAGTAGACGAATTACCTGGAGGTTTTTATGTATCAAAAATTGTTGGGAAATACCATCACAAAGGTGTTGACCGGAGCGGTGTTCGCCCTGGGTCTGGTATTTCTGCTGTCGAATGCTCCGGTCACACTGGCCCAGGGCACCAATGGTCGCCTGGTGGTCACCGTCAAGGATCAGACGGATGCCGTGATCCCTGGAGCAACGGTCAAGGTCGTCAACCAGGGAACAGCCCAGGAAATAACAGGAACGACCAATGACTCTGGAGTTAGTATTTTCCCACAAATGGCGGTGGGCCTGTATACCGTCCGGATTGAAGCACCAGGCTTTAAGACGGCAGCCCGAGAAGACCTGAAAATTGACGTCGGGCAAGAATACGGGATTGTGGTTCCACTCGAAGTCGGCTCAGAAGCCGATGTGGTGACAGTCGCCGCCGGTGAAGAACTGGTGCAGACCACAACGTCTGAAGTTCGGAACACGGTGACTGAAAAACAAGTTCAAGAGTTGCCGATCAATGGTCGTGACCCGCTGCAGTTGATCCAACTGCAAGCTGGCGTCAACTCAGGCGTGAACAACGCCCGGGCACAGGCCACCACCACCATCAACGGCCAGCGTGCCTCAACCGCTAACCTTACCCAGGATGGGATCAACATCCAGGATAACCTGTTGCGGCGCAACTCGCTGGACTTTTCACCCAACCGTCCGACGGTGGCTCAAATTGCTGAATTTACCGTGACCACCCAAAACGGCGGCGCTGAAGTTTCAGGCGGGGCATCGGCCATTCGTGCGGTATCTCCAACGGGTACCAATGAATATCATGGCTCGTTGTTTGAATATCACCGAAACAGTGCCCTGGGCGCCAATGACTTTTTCAACAACCTGCAAGAAGTTGCCAAACCACAGTTGATCCGCAACCAGTTTGGTGGAACGGTTTCAGGTCCGATTTTAAAAGAAAAACTGTTTTTCTTCGCCTTTTACGAAGGGTTACGTGAACGCATCGGGACGCCATTTACCGGAACGGTTTTGCTTCCCAATGCACGCCAGGGTGTATTTACCTACCGCGATAATTCGGGTCAAACCCGCACGATCAATATCCTGGGTTTGAGAAATCTGGATATTGACCCGGCAATTGCCAGCATCCTGAATGCATCGCCACAAAGCGCCAATGCCACAACCGTTGGCGATGGCCTCAACACCTCGGGTTTTGCCCTCAACCGGTCGTTTAACCAGGACCGCAATGTGGGCGGGTTCCGCCTGGATTATGTGTTAAATAGCAACCATCGGATTGAAGGTGTCTTCAATCGGGCAACCGAACTGGTTGACCGCCCGGATGCTGATGTCTCCTTTGCCGCCAAGCCAGGCGCCAATAACACGCTTAACACCTACTTTGCCGTTGGCGCCTGGAACTGGCAAATCACGCCAAACCTGACCAACGAACTGCGGATTGGTGGCAACCGCCCTGAAGGAAATTTTGGCTCCAATGCCAATCTCAACAGTGTCTTTTTGACATTACCGCTCATTACCAATCCGAATAACCAGTTTACGCCTGAGGGCCGAACCACCTCGACGATTTCCTTTATTGATGGAATGTCCTATACCCGTGGAGATCACTTCTTCCGGTTTGGTGGCCAGCTTAACCGGATCCGGACCAATCCATTTGTATTCAATGTTGGAACACCACCAGCTTTTACAGTGGGATTTGGTGTCGGAGCACCAGATGAAGTCCCACTCACCTCGCGTGATTTCCCAGGTGGAATTGACCCAACTCAGTTGAACACCGCCAACAACCTGCTTGCTCTTTTGAGCGGCGCGCTGGCTGATGGTCAGGTCAACTATGAAGTCACATCCCAAAACTCAGGGTATGTTTCGGGGATCCCCAATCAACGCAACTATGAATACAAAGAGTATTCAGGATACTTCACCGATTCCTGGCGCACACATCCACGCCTGACGGTTAACCTGGGACTGCGTTGGGATTACCGAACACCACTCAAAGAACGTGACAACCTGTTACTCGCGCCAGTGCTCAATGGCCGCAATGTCCGCGAAGCCATCCTGGATCCAAATGGATCCTATGGGTTTGTGGATGGGTTTATTGCCAATCCAGATCGGGCCAATTTTGCACCAAACATCAGCTTTGCCTGGGATATTCCAGGGCTGGGCCGTCAGACGGTTTTGCGCGGTGGATATTCGATTTCCTATGTGAACGATCAGGCAATTGCCGCCCCACGCAACGCGCTGGAGGGCAATGATGGATTGAGCGCCGTGGTCAATCGCAACGACATTTTCGGCTACCTGAGCCGGGATGTGCAGAACTTGCTCCAAACTTCCTTTGCGGCACCTGAATTTGTCGTGCCGCGCTCTTACCTTCAGAACTTCAACCTGGATAACACCGCGGCTGCCTTTGCGGTCAATCCGGATATCAAAACCCCATACTTCCACCAGTGGAACGTCAGCCTCGACCGTGAAATTTCAAACAACATGGTGCTGTCGCTGCGCTATGTCGGCAATAAGAGCACCAATCTGATTCGCGGGATTGACTTGAACCAGGTGGATGTCATCAACAACGGGTTTGCGGCGGACGTACTTCGTGCCCAGAGCAACGGCTTCCTGGCCCTGGCTCAGACTGGACGTTTTGATCCACGCTTTAACCCCAATATTGCGGGCAGTCAGCAACTGCTGGTCTTCCCGAACATCGCGGGCGGCGGATTGCTCACCAACACCGGCACCATCCAACCGCTGATTCAGCGCGGTGAAGCTGGAACACTGGCTCAGGTGTACCATCAATTCGGATTGGCTGGAAACGTCAATTTTGTTCCGAATTCAAACATCTTCGTGGCTGATGTGCTCGAAAATGGCGCCGAATCCAACTACCACGCGCTCCAGGTTGAAATGCGTCGTCGTTTTTCAAATGGCTTGACGTTCCAGGCCAACTACACCTGGAGCAAAAACCTGACCAACAGTTCCGGTACCAATGCTCAAGTCCTGTTTGAGCCGTTGCTGGACAACAACCAGCCAGGGTTGGAATATGCCCGATCCATTCTGGATATTCCACACACCCTGAAAGCCAACGTGATCTATGAATTACCATTCGGCCCTGGAAAACGGTTTAATCCAGGCAATCCGATCCTGCGCAAAGTCGTTGGTGGCTGGCAGGTAACTTCAATTGTCACGGTTCAGTCAGGCAGCCCATTCTCAATCGTGTCAGGACGCGGAACGCTCAATCGTGGTGGTCGCTCGCTAACCACGAACACGGCCAATACGTCATTGACCAACGATCAAATCAAAGACCTGATTGGATTTTTCCCAACTGAAAATGGAATCTACCTGATTAACCCATCCATCCTCGGAACGGATGGTCGCGCCGTTTCCCCAGATGGCCGTGGTCCATTTGCCGGACAGGTCTTCTTCAACCCAGGCGCCGGCCAGGTTGGTTCACTGGCGCGTCAGTCATTTAACAACCCACGCTTCTCAAATTGGGACTTTAGCGTCATCAAGCGCACCCCAATCACTGAAAAGATTGATACCGAATTCCGCGCCGAGTTCTTTAACTTCACCAACTCGCCGATGTTCGGGATCGAAGATCCAAACATCAACAGCGCCGTGTTTGGACAGGCGCGATTCCAGTTGAACAGCCCACGTATTGTTCAGTTGGCGTTCAAGATCGTTTTCTAAGCTTTTGCTTGTTGTTGTGACGGTCTCTTTTACGGCCTGGCCCCCTATGTTCCATCGGGGGGTCAGGCCATTTTTTCGTTTCAAGACCGGTGCCTTTCAGCTATCCTGTGGACATCATCCACACCAGGCTCAGGTGGCCCGACCAAACAAATCGCTCTAACCAATACATCACTCAACCTACAAACCTCTTTCTTTCCAATATCTTATGGCAAAAATACATTTTCTTGGCGCTGCCGGAACAGTTACCGGTTCCAAATTTGTCCTGGAGGTCAATGACAGTCAGGTCATGATTGATTGCGGATTGTTTCAGGGATTAAAGGAACTCCGGTTGCGAAACTGGGACCCATTGCCAATCAATCCAGCCTCGATTAACTGGGTGGTGCTCACACACGGGCATATTGACCATACCGGGTACCTGCCCCGGCTGGTCCGCGATGGGTTTGATGGACCAGTCTATGCGACCCAGGGAACAGAAGAACTGGTTGATTTACTGCTTCCCGATTCAGCCCGGCTCCAGGAAGAAGATGCGGAATATGCCAACAAGAAACACTATTCAAAACACGAACCGGCGCTTCCGTTGTATACCGAGCAAGATGCCCGCATCGCACTGAGAAAAGTGGTTGGGTATCCCTATAACCAGGAGTTTCAACTTGGAAAACATATGACAGGCCGGTTTATCTCGGCGGGGCATATCCTGGGATCAAGTTTTGTTTCGATTGATGTCAAGGAACGCAACTCCAAACCCTTTACAATTCTGTTTTCGGGGGATTTAGGGCGGTATGACGAGCCAATCCTCAATGACCCATCGCCAGTGTATGAAGCTGACTATTTGTTGGTGGAATCAACCTATGGCAACCGTCTGCACGAAGATACTGATCCGAAAAGTGAGCTGGCGGAGATTATCAATACAACGGTTGCCCGGGGTGGGAAGATCATCATCCCGGCCTTTGCGGTCGGACGAACCCAGTTGCTGATCTACTATTTAAGAGAACTGGAAGATGAAAAACGGATTCCAGTCATTCCAGTCATCGTTGACACCCCAATGGGTGCCTCCGCAACCCGGCTGTACCTGAAACACAAAGAAGACCACGACCTGGACATGCTCAGCCTTCAGGAGGAACGCCGAAATCCACTTTCGACCCGGAATTTCAGTCTGGTTCACGGCAAAAACGAATCCAAAGCGCTGAATAATCTGAAAGGCCCGGCGGTCATTATCTCAGCCTCGGGAATGGCCACTGGTGGGCGGGTACTGCACCACCTGGCGCGTGCGTTGCCAGACCCAAACAGCACCGTGGTGTTTGTCGGATACCAGGCAATTGGAACTCGTGGCCGACGACTCCAGGATGGGGAAAAAGAGATCAAGATTCACGGAGAAATTGTTCCGGTCAAAGCTGAAATTTGCAGCATTGGCAGCCTCTCAGCCCATGCCGATTCATCTGAAATCATGCGATGGCTCTCAAATTTCAAACGCCCACCGAAAATGACCTACATTGTCCACGGTGAACCCGAGTCATCCGAAGGGTTACGACGCCTCATCTCGCATGAACTTGGCTGGAAAGTCACGATTCCCCAATATCTGGATGTGATTGATTTATAAGCGAATAGCTCTGGCTGGTGTCTTCGAGTGAAGTGAAAACGAAGGGGGGACGAATGAGGCGTGAACATTGGCCTTTCCGTCACCCTGTCCCCCTTGTCACTGTGTCTACCACCGACCCTGGGCTTCGCACCACGGCTATTACACAACGACCCTCCGGGCCTGAAATGGCGCTTATGCCCTGTCACCTTGTCACCTTGTCACCTTGTCACCCTGTCACCCTGTCACCCTGTCACCCTGTCATCTTTGATTGACCTATCCGACAAAGGACCAGTTTGGGTCTGGGTCATTTGGATCACGAACCATTTTGACGGAATATTGCAAAATATCGCTTCGATACAGCGTGTGGGTATACACCACCGGGCGCTTTTCCGAAGTGTAGACCACCCGCTCGACACACAACAGCGGTGATCCGACCCGAATTTCCAGGAGCGGCGCCGTGTAGGCATCAGCCAAATCAGCCAGGATGGTTTGAGAGAGTTCAGTCAACCGAATATTCAATCGTTTTTCCAGTACCGACAGCAACGAGCCCTGTTGAAAATCACTTTCGTCCAACTTCATTCCAATCGAATCTGGAATCCAGGTTGTCACCAGGGCATAGGGAGTATTTTGGTAAAAGCGGATAGCTTTGAGGTACGTGATATCTTCATCAGGCTCAATATTTAAGACCTCAGCTTCTTTGAGACCGGCCTGGACATGTTGAATCTCCAGCACCTGGAGTTTGGTTTCACCAGCCAGTTTCATCAAATCCTGAAATGAGCCACGCACACTGGCCGTGCTTTTGAGAATATCCCGGTTTTTGACATAGGTTCCAGAACCTTGCCGGCGTTCAATTAACCCATCACGAACCAGCGATGCCAGTGCCTGACGAACGGTAATCCGACTCACCTGATACTGAAGTGAGAGTTCGACTTCAGTTGGAAGGCGCTCCCCCACCGTTATGTCGCCGGACAAGATTTTTTG carries:
- a CDS encoding transposase; the encoded protein is MIKKADKLRQPPTPSFVAEFELESNSAGCTALEKRLNAYRQVYNAILGELHRRLKRARKSAEWEAARKLPKGSPERKVAFAEVRRKYGLSVGEAQKIAQRLSQGHLKELTNSRIVQQVAKRAWRAIEKVMFGKANRVRFKRRDEFHSFETNANDTGIRVVIGTGTVCVGKLTFEFKADETNPYHVHALKHRVKYTRIVKRVINGRSRWYVQLILEGKTHRDPEKHTTQNGERVGLDFGPSLMAVSTATESFQESLGGELDRREAEIRRLQRRLGRSRRATNPHNYQSKGTVKKGRKRWHQSSRYRQTRQQLKDLERRKAAHRKSLHGRLANRIVRFGNQIHTEKVSYRGWQKQFGRSIQHHAPSALEGILTRKAEALGGGSVKINTFQTALSQTCLCGNRKKKSLSERTHRCTECGFTAPRDEFSAYLALHTSWTDGKWVVNLDEARSGI
- a CDS encoding TonB-dependent receptor codes for the protein MNNGLIRFCVLSILLLFATVAASAQATDGGINGKVIDESGAVISGASVKVTNMETGFSSSATADASGLFRINYLPVGKYSISAEASGFKTTSIDNIGIALNSIIDVTIKMLPGEVSEVVTVSGGDVLVETSSSILGNTFEARKVVELPSFNNSQLELALLAPNITSQAGGTAGEGGSVGGNRPRNNSFTLDGVDNNDTILTGHVIDVIPEAVAEFTLLTNQYTAEFGHSSAGQFNTVTKSGTNEFHGGASWFNINKNYKAVDHLTKESIARGEAPDRRPRFDFNRVAGYLGGPIVKNKLFFFGAYQYDTTGTAGNPASFLTPTAAGFAQLENLNGISPVTLGIFKQYTVPAAAAEDSVQVLGQNIPVGTVNFLNASFLTNKIFNVNVDQALGNGDQIRYRYNYAKSIAPNNGNGNPVFNGDFTQLNQLASVTFIHNFSPTLINETRISYRRKNNSFGIPEEFANFPNFSFNDTGYVFGPQGESPQGETTNSYQYVNNLTWLKGKHTLKFGVEFRNVISSNGFLPRGRGEYDYSTLEEFLRDLKPTGFNGGLKGVGASTFAANRKSIYWFAQDDVKLTQNLTLNLGLRYEFYTIFRDEKLQALNAIANVPGVIEFGVPKTDKNNFAPRIGLAWAPDFKEGVGHFLFGNNGESSIRAGFGTSFDVAYGNLGTLQLPPQFQQELNTATGDGGPFGTPTNFIANGGLGNTPAPPNTPAEARAATSAFIPDRVLPYTMSWSLSYQRQLHRDWSVELRYLGTRGVKQIAQIRINGGNSIFPIAGFSLPTYFNASQVPDQGTLDSMRTLDELVNISIYGNGVGGLGVADFVTPTVTTFLPVGSSTYHSGSVDLTKRFSHGYTMSAAYTFSKTIDFGTNDLFTSFINPRRAQDGFNLGDMRGTSALDRPHRFVTSIIWELPWFRQHQNRLVRTLLGGFQSNLIYTAESGQPFTALSATDSNLNGDTAGDRALFNPNGVPGTGSGVTAVTNSNGQVVGYLAINPNAQYIRAGQGVIATAGANTLRSPGLNNFDISIFKDFELREGMKLQFRTEMFNAFNHEQLTVGNGSVIDPGQLGIANATNLAFANVASPSFNNPRVFAGRPRTIQFGLKLIF
- a CDS encoding carboxypeptidase regulatory-like domain-containing protein; the encoded protein is MYQKLLGNTITKVLTGAVFALGLVFLLSNAPVTLAQGTNGRLVVTVKDQTDAVIPGATVKVVNQGTAQEITGTTNDSGVSIFPQMAVGLYTVRIEAPGFKTAAREDLKIDVGQEYGIVVPLEVGSEADVVTVAAGEELVQTTTSEVRNTVTEKQVQELPINGRDPLQLIQLQAGVNSGVNNARAQATTTINGQRASTANLTQDGINIQDNLLRRNSLDFSPNRPTVAQIAEFTVTTQNGGAEVSGGASAIRAVSPTGTNEYHGSLFEYHRNSALGANDFFNNLQEVAKPQLIRNQFGGTVSGPILKEKLFFFAFYEGLRERIGTPFTGTVLLPNARQGVFTYRDNSGQTRTINILGLRNLDIDPAIASILNASPQSANATTVGDGLNTSGFALNRSFNQDRNVGGFRLDYVLNSNHRIEGVFNRATELVDRPDADVSFAAKPGANNTLNTYFAVGAWNWQITPNLTNELRIGGNRPEGNFGSNANLNSVFLTLPLITNPNNQFTPEGRTTSTISFIDGMSYTRGDHFFRFGGQLNRIRTNPFVFNVGTPPAFTVGFGVGAPDEVPLTSRDFPGGIDPTQLNTANNLLALLSGALADGQVNYEVTSQNSGYVSGIPNQRNYEYKEYSGYFTDSWRTHPRLTVNLGLRWDYRTPLKERDNLLLAPVLNGRNVREAILDPNGSYGFVDGFIANPDRANFAPNISFAWDIPGLGRQTVLRGGYSISYVNDQAIAAPRNALEGNDGLSAVVNRNDIFGYLSRDVQNLLQTSFAAPEFVVPRSYLQNFNLDNTAAAFAVNPDIKTPYFHQWNVSLDREISNNMVLSLRYVGNKSTNLIRGIDLNQVDVINNGFAADVLRAQSNGFLALAQTGRFDPRFNPNIAGSQQLLVFPNIAGGGLLTNTGTIQPLIQRGEAGTLAQVYHQFGLAGNVNFVPNSNIFVADVLENGAESNYHALQVEMRRRFSNGLTFQANYTWSKNLTNSSGTNAQVLFEPLLDNNQPGLEYARSILDIPHTLKANVIYELPFGPGKRFNPGNPILRKVVGGWQVTSIVTVQSGSPFSIVSGRGTLNRGGRSLTTNTANTSLTNDQIKDLIGFFPTENGIYLINPSILGTDGRAVSPDGRGPFAGQVFFNPGAGQVGSLARQSFNNPRFSNWDFSVIKRTPITEKIDTEFRAEFFNFTNSPMFGIEDPNINSAVFGQARFQLNSPRIVQLAFKIVF